The following coding sequences are from one Musa acuminata AAA Group cultivar baxijiao chromosome BXJ1-6, Cavendish_Baxijiao_AAA, whole genome shotgun sequence window:
- the LOC135676533 gene encoding WPP domain-associated protein-like — protein sequence MKNQEAFKSGNLISDNDSLLSDCNIDAGNSVDNDTSLREELLLEEMESYWDDLNSRLTVSRMVSDSVIKGIVNAIELEASEKVDTKEAEISALKKRLQFYESVMADENRIDATSTKMLESQREKSGLFFHSLDQDVVSNCVRHLSQIKVAAQDYLKRPKKETSNLRGGHTLLQSKVCPVDKEFCSILAQKLNVIDGSADELEAVLMATHQEIYDTCFSSEYLVNEQLWEHRFQQEVISIMVQNLVREDQDDIEAKISKQKILVDTFTKNWQKNINDLSTMHQELHDISASLLTSESGLAFSRHSPEDAVKLTTTDTSHLNHMTKAELITNYITQMANMKRQYDLALQEKTEELYIFKREFLREKGCNALQYRRDKEGELLRKKIIGFISMLDNILLENEKLSVVQSQQNMLHNLSQRIGVLLLENQQLKYLLVERRMEVIHVAALVSNVINRSANCSEVEEDLLEHHKEFKSDAEDRITETMIRDKIEKILLRELVDELEIGIKYLDLECKMSQDISFTLCRKYLEDVVSSINSFVEKHYREKDSFATLVVEKEMALSLLMEENEKLKQEKDLLLTLINEKEKLLFETEVKAMKQKEYHDNVCHELNKLREQLGNQSLHISDCKKDNDSMKEKLAEMLKQVPQYEAELRKINQKYKVALDSLEKLEKQKNFLHELVEEKQMKLELAVAREEEHSKFMTTVLSSIKELSETILQSECSLTNKLGTHESRLEFLGHQFIGLFQQANYLKREVCWYKQGFERRCADLQKAEHEVDLLGDEVDVLLHLLEKIHVALEHYSPVLQHYPGVVEILRLIKREIKSNTI from the exons ATGAAGAATCAAGAGGCCTTCAAGTCGGGAAATCTGATTTCAGACAATGATTCATTATTATCAGATTGTAACATTGATGCAGGCAATAGCGTTGACAATGATACATCCTTGCGTGAGGAGCTTCTCCTTGAGGAGATGGAGTCTTATTGGGATGACCTCAACTCCCGTCTTACTGTCTCAAGAATGGTAAGTGACTCTGTCATCAAAGGGATAGTAAATGCAATAGAACTGGAGGCATCTGAGAAAGTTGATACAAAGGAAGCAGAGATATCAGCTTTGAAAAAGAGGTTGCAGTTTTATGAGTCTGTTATGGCTGATGAGAACAGGATAGATGCGACCTCAACAAAGATGTTAGAATCCCAAAGGGAAAAATCAGGCTTGTTTTTTCACTCTTTGGATCAAGATGTGGTGAGCAATTGTGTTCGACATCTCAGTCAAATAAAGGTGGCTGCACAAGATTATCTTAAAAGGCCTAAGAAAGAAACTAGTAATCTAAGGGGTGGCCATACTTTATTACAATCCAAAGTGTGTCCTGTGGATAAGGAGTTCTGCAGCATTCTTGCTCAGAAGTTGAATGTTATAGATGGATCTGCTGATGAACTGGAAGCAGTACTCATGGCAACACACCAGGAAATTTATGATACATGCTTCTCGTCCGAGTATTTAGTAAATGAGCAATTGTGGGAACACAGGTTTCAACAAGAAGTCATTAGCATTATGGTTCAGAATCTAGTAAGGGAAGATCAAGATGATATTGAAGCAAAGATAAGTAAACAAAAGATTCTTGTAGACACATTTACCAAGAACTGGCAGAAAAACATTAATGATCTCTCCACCATGCACCAAGAGCTTCATGATATTTCTGCATCATTACTGACCTCAGAGTCAGGGTTAGCATTCTCACGTCATAGCCCTGAAGATGCTGTGAAATTGACAACTACTGACACCTCACATTTAAATCATATGACAAAGGCTGAACTGATAACCAATTATATAACTCAAATGGCCAATATGAAAAGACAATATGACTTAGCTTTGCAAGAGAAGACAGAGGAATTGTACATCTTCAAGCGTGAATTCCTTAGGGAAAAGGGATGTAATGCTCTACAATATAGAAGAGACAAGGAAGGTGAACTGTTAAGGAAGAAAATTATTGGGTTTATCTCAATGCTGGATAACATTCTCTTAGAGAATGAAAAATTGTCTGTTGTCCAAAGTCAGCAGAACATGTTACATAATCTGAGTCAGAGGATCGGTGTCCTGCTACTTGAAAACCAGCAGCTAAAATATTTGTTAGTAGAAAGGCGAATGGAAGTCATTCATGTTGCTGCACTGGTTTCAAATGTCATAAACCGATCAGCAAATTGTTCAGAAGTAGAGGAAGACCTCTTGGAGCATCATAAGGAGTTCAAGTCGGATGCAGAAGATAGGATAACAGAAACCATGATCAGAGACAAAATAGAGAAGATTCTTCTAAGAGAATTAGTTGATGAACTTGAAATTGGCATCAAATACTTAGATTTGGAGTGCAAGATGTCACAGGATATCAGTTTCACTTTGTGTAGGAAATATTTAGAAGATGTCGTTTCTAGCATTAATTCCTTTGTCGAGAAACATTACAGAGAGAAGGATTCCTTTGCAACATTAGTTGTGGAAAAGGAGATGGCACTATCTTTGCTGATGGAAGAAAACGAGAAGTTGAAGCAGGAAAAAGACTTGCTATTGACATTAATTAATGAAAAAGAGAAATTATTATTTGAGACTGAGGTTAAGGCAATGAAGCAAAAGGAGTACCATGACAATGTGTGCCATGAGCTTAATAAGCTGAGAGAACAGCTGGGAAATCAATCACTTCATATTTCAGATTGTAAGAAAGACAATGATTCAATGAAAGAAAAATTGGCTGAGATGTTGAAGCAAGTTCCACAATATGAAGCTGAGTTACGAAAAATAAACCAAAAATATAAAGTTGCATTGGATTCTCTGGAGAaactagaaaaacaaaagaaCTTTCTTCATGAACTTGTCGAAGAAAAGCAAATGAAACTAGAATTAGCTGTTGCTAGAGAAGAGGAGCATTCAAAATTTATGACAACTGTACTTAGTTCCATCAAGGAGTTATCAGAAACCATTTTGCAATCTGAATGCAGTTTGACTAACAAGCTTGGAACTCATGAATCAAG GTTAGAATTTCTTGGCCATCAATTCATTGGCCTTTTTCAACAGGCTAACTACCTTAAGAGAGAGGTTTGTTGGTATAAGCAAGGATTTGAAAGAAGATGTGCTGACCTTCAGAAGGCTGAACATGAG GTTGATCTGTTAGGTGATGAGGTTGATGTTCTCTTACATCTTCTTGAGAAGATACACGTAGCGCTTGAACATTACTCTCCAGTTTTACAACACTATCCTGGA GTTGTGGAGATTTTGAGATTGattaaaagagaaataaaaagCAATACTATTTGA